The genomic interval ATGACCAGCCTCCCCAGAGAccctgagaaagagaaagacggagagagagagagagcgagagagcgagCCGCAAGCTTCCCGTCCCTGAGACCACTGGACTAGCCCATAGAagtctccacagcatgtgggaactCCGATCCATAGCCTTCTCCAGGGCGGTGTTTGCAGAGTTCCTGGCCACACTCATCTTCGTCTTCTTTGGCCTCGGCTCGGCCCTCAACTGGCCACAGGCCTTGCCCTCTGTACTGCAGATTGCCATGGCCTTTGGCCTGGCTATCGGCACCCTGGTGCAGGCTCTGGGTCACGTCAGCGGGGCCCACATCAACCCCGCCGTGACTGTGGCCTGCCTGGTGGGCTGCCACGTCTCCTTTCTCCGAGCTGCCTTCTATGTGGCGGCCCAGCTGCTGGGGGCCGTGGCCGGGGCCGCTCTGCTCCATGAGATCACACCACCAGACATACGAGGGGACCTGGCAGTCAATGCTGTGAGTAGCCAGAACTTTGTCCTTTCCACAGGGGCAGATCCTGGGGAGTCTCTTATAAAGGATGACATGGGAAGGACCAGATCTGGGTGTGGGTctaggtggggagagagagagagagacagaaagagggagggtgggcgtatgggggaggggcagaaattCGAGAGCCAGGAACACAGCTGCCATAGGAGGGTCAGGGTAGAAGGAGCAGTAATGTCAGAGCAGATTCTGGATACACACGGGTCTACTGGTACCTTCTGTCCTGAGCCTCTTGGAGGAACAGGAGCATCAAGGTTTCTGTTGACTTGGTACCTGCATTACAGTGAGGGCTGCACTAGGACTCGGTGGAGGACAGGGTCCCAGAGCAGACATGCTTTACGAGCTGGGAGGAACCTCAGAGGGCTAGTCCCCAGCATCTTCTCGAGGGAAGAAGACCCAACATTTCttcagcatctactgtgtgcaggCCTCACAGCAGGGGCTCCTCATGAGCCACACGTTGATACCTCACAACAGCCTGCGAGGGAGGGATGAGAAGATCCACTTCTTAAGGAcacggaaactgaggctcaaaaagggGAAGTACCAGAGCCAGCCTTCAAACCCAGGCTTGACTGCAAAACCCAGGATCTTTCCACCCCACCAACGTCCCCTTCCTGAGCCACCACCTAAGCCTTGTTTTGCAAACAAGGAAACTGACGCTCCGAGAAAGGAAGTGACAGGCTAAAAGTCCTACAGTTTGTCAATACCAGAGAAAGCACCAGAACCCAGGGCGAAGCTAAAGGGGCAAGGTCTCTCCAGACCTCGGAGAAGGTCCCCAGAGCCCATGAGCTAACTGATGATTCCATGAACAGTGGCTAATCGGGAGCCTTGGGCACTTTGGGAGCTGAGAGTGACGCCgcagccccttccccctccccacccccaccctccccctctcccGGGTCTCTGAAAGGCCTGGGCATCTGAGGGCATGGGTGGGAAGGGACAGTCTGTGTCCCCTCAACACAGCTCTTGCTCCATCCCCCATCCCAAGCCAAGACGGCAAGTGCCTCTTTTGTGCGTCAGTCTCCTGCATTTCTTGGCCTTCTCTATCCCTGGGCCACTGGATAAGAGCTCTGATGTCTCTGAAGAGTCCTGCACAGTCTCTGTGGCCATCCCCTCCTCTGCACAGGTGGCCTTCCTCATGCAAGGGGCAGGGGTATCCCAACTGGAGAACTTCTCTCTTCttcaaaatggaaaatatcaTTAGGCTGGGAGCTCAAGGTGGAGAAAAGGCGAGAGTGGCCATGGTGGTGGACAGACTGAGAAATCTGACCATTTCCACTGAGAATGAAATTAGTTCAGTCTGCAGCAAGATGAGGTCTAGTTAGACTGAGAGAGGAACTTCCTGAGAGCATGGCCAAGAAAGTCTCAAGAATGTGTGGTTAGGGAACCTCCTCTAATAGCAGGGCAATGGGAGTGCTAAGGGGCCATGAGGACATGGCCTCCTGCTCTTCCATCAGCTCACAGCTGACTAGGGTCCTCAGAAGGGAAGGGTCTGAGGAGGCTCCCCCAAGTTACTGCTCAGCATTTACCATCTTGAGGGACTGGCGAGAACCTTCCTGGCTGGAATGGGGCAGCCGTGGGACTGACTTGTCCTGAGGCTAGTGAGAGCTAGTTGACCCCCATGGCTGTCCCAAGTGTCCTCTGAGGTCACTGGAAAAGCCAGTCTGTCCACCAAGAAGTTACCATTGATGCGCATCGGCTTCGTGCTAGGCCAGATTTCATCTCATTCTAGGTACAAGACTGTAAGGTGAATTCTGTGATTCTCCACCCTGAGTggtaaactgaggttcagcattTAATTGACTCAAATCACAGAACCAGTGTCAGCACCTGGAAGTGGACCCAGAGCTGTCTGACACCAAACCCACATCCACAGTGTCTCCCTTAGATCCACTGTTTACCAGTGGGAGTGGAGCTGCGGTTCTGCCcttgtcatttctgtttcccAGACAGTCCTCCAGGATCCATTCTgttatcccaattttacagaaaGACAAACTGAGGCTGAAATAAGTACGGCCCCACAGCAAGTCAAAAGCGCCGAAGTGTCTGCCTTCAAAGCTCTTGACTGCCGCCCACTATAGGCTCTGACATTGGAAgaccgggggggaggggggcacggGGGCGGGTGTTGAAGTTAGACTCTAGAGAGACCCAAGGGTGCCAGCTTGAGGGCTAGGACCCGGGGTTGGGGTTCAGGGCCTGGAGAAGGATCGTGGGAGCTCAGAACTATCACAGCTCCGCCCAGTGCAGTGCCCAGACCCAGAGGGCAGGATGTAGGGAATAAGATGACAAAACCCAGAAAGAAATCCAGTACTGGGTGCAGCCCAGTTATGAAATCGCCTCTTTGCTCAGCCCCAAGTTCTCTTGTTACCCAAGGCAAGGTCTGCTGGGACCATGGGCACCCCACATGGGTGTGGAGGCACCACAGTACAGGGCTCCAGCACCCCAACCTCAACCTCTGTAGGATGTGCAGGGAGCCAATCCACAGGGCAAAATTGAGGCCTGAAATGCAGTTCGGAACAGGCAAGGTCAAAGGGAACAGGCAAAGGTTAGAGGAAAGAGTTGTACAATGCAGTCACAGTGGGAGGGGGCACACTAGCACCGTCCCCTAGATCCTGTTCCTGGAAGCCCTTTGACCACAGGAGGAAAGACCGCAGGCCTCTCGTTACACCAGTATCTGAGAGGAAGGTCTTCCTATTACCTGGCCTAAAGCTTCCTGCTGCTATCAAAACCTCTTCCCTCCTTGTTCTTCAGGAAGCAGAAATTCTGGATCTCAGCATCCTTTTCCTTTCACATTGCAGGCGCACAACCCCAGCTCCCAAATCTAATGGGCTATGGAGTCAGTTTCCCTACCTCTGGCCTGGGGACCACAAGCAGTTGTAGGGTCCATCCCCCTGCCTTTGTGCCATGGCCCAGGAAGAAGCCATCAGTAGTTTGGACTAAGGTGGCTGGTGAGCCCTGGTGTTCTGGATTGCTGCCCGGAAGCCTATCTGGAGCTTTGACTGCAGGTGGGCAGGAAGATGGCACCAGTGTGGGGAGCATGCTCAgtgtgtcccccccaccccctctctgtCCCCAGCTCAGCAACAACTCGACAGCTGGCCAGGCCGTTACTGTGGAGCTTTTCCTGACCCTGCAGCTGGTGCTCTGCATCTTCGCCTCCACGGATGAGCGCCGTGGAGACAACCTGGGTACCCCCGCCCTCTCCATTGGTTTCTCTGTGGTCCTGGGCCACCTCCTCGGGGTAGGTCATGGCCACTGGTTCCAGCATCCCTGgagggacagacacacagactttCCGcaaagaaacagacacacagacgacTCTAGAGACGGATACACAGAACGCCCAAAAGTGAGAGCCACAAAGACCCCAGAGGGACAGATACACAGAACTCCCAAGAGGGAAAGACACAGGGACACACCCCAGAGGGTTTGACTTCCATATACCACAAAGGGACAGATATCACTCCAGCTTCAAATGAATAGCGAGCCCTGTAAATATAACATGAACTCAATTGTCCATCGCATGGATTCCCTTTAGGCTGAGGTCAAGCACTGGAGAGAGGCACAGAGACTCCCTCCCgccccttcctcacctccctcccctccctgacccCTGCCTCCCATTGCAGATCCATTACACTGGCTGCTCCATGAATCCTGCCCGCTCTCTGGCTCCAGCTGTGGTCACCGGCAAGTTTGACAACCACTGGGTAATGGCTGAAacctccctgccttcccctcccccagaaaCCCATCTGGCTGGAAGAGCTTGGGGTGGGATCAGCAAACCCTCCACAGTCATCCTCTTGGGGCCCCGTGGAGTCTTGGGTCCACCCTTCAGGTCTGACGCCAAAGActctgtttccacatctgtaaatgaGGATAAGAGCAGTTGTTGCTTTGGCTTTTTGTAAAGATTAAGTGAGGTAACTGGTGTAAAACAGATGACGCAGTGCCTTAGAACTCGATAAATGGTAATATTTATACTACGTAACATATTTCTATTATTTAGCACTTATCTAgtacttagtatgtgccaggacttcttctaagtgctttgcaaatattgaCTCATTTAGTTTTTCACAAGAACTCCAGAAAGTACGTCTTATTatagtgaggaaacaggcacagagaaggtaagtaacttgtccaagttcacCCGGGGAAGTCGGCTCCAATTCGCACCATTAGCCCCATTAACAAGTCTTCCCAATTGCTCACTAGTCATTGATAACTACATGGATACGCGTTTGATTACATTCACCGCGTGAGGCCCCCTTTCAACGGGAAGCGGGAGAGGAGCACTCCCGCGAGCCGCCCTCTCGCTCGCCCCCAGGTCTTCTGGATCGGACCCTTGGTCGGCGCCatcctggcctccctcctctACAACTACATCCTGTTCCCGCCCGCCAAGAGCCTGTCGGAGCGCCTGGCCGTGCTGAAGGGGCTGGAGCCCGACACTGACTGGGAGGAGCGCGAGGTGCGGCGGCGGCAGTCGGTGGAGCTGCACTCGCCGCAGAGCCTGCCTCGGGGCAGCAAGGCCTGAGCGCCTGGGCCGGGCTCGGGGGAGCTCGGGGGAGCGCCCGCCAGCCCCGCCGGAGCCCCTCTCCCCAGGTCCGAAGCCGGCCCCCAGGGCAGAGTAGCTGCTTCCAGGACGTGCCGAGGCCAGGGCGGGGGTAGCGGTGAGCGTGGCAGATCCCTTGCCTGGAGGCTGCGGGGCAGCGAGTAGGCGAGTAGTCGACCCCGTGGCGCCTTGCAGGGAGCTGGGGACTTGGGCACCGCgctggggaggaagggcagaggaAGGCTCTGGAGAGCCTGCGCAGTGTACTGGGTGGGCTGCGGGGGACGGGGTCTGGAAATGGGGCATCAGGTTTTGCGCGTTCATCCCCCAGTGCCTCTCTGTCCCCAGGTGCAGGGTTGTGCATGCTCCTGAGTGTAAGCAGGTGTGCCTGTGGTGATGCAAGTGTGCAATGGCTGGCCACCTCTTGCTCCCCTctggacccctccctcccccatctgcAATAAATCCACTTCCTCTGCAGTGGATGAGTCCTTCCGGCCATTCATCCCCAGGAGCTCTAAGTGTGCTTCccaggagaagggaagaggagggtATGGAGGCCACTTTGAGAAGCCGAAGGGAGGCCCTGATATCCAACCCCTACCCTGCCCCTTCTGGAAAATTTCCCCAAGCAGTAGCACTGGGTCCTAAGACTTGCCAGGACCCATTGCTAGACGTAGTGAGGTATCAACCAGAGAACAACTCCCAAAGTGGCCTCTGGGCCGTGgtttgggggggggcggggggatggtgGAGTGGCCAAGGACCTCCTTCCTGCCCTAAGAGAGGACCTCGCCCAGGGAGGAAgcaggcatgtgtgtgtgtgcttgcccAACAAGTGTACATGCTTTCGACCTCATCTCCAGGGGGGGCTCCAGACTCAGAGATTAGCCTCCCACTGTGGCAGAGAAAACAAAAGGCCTTTGTAGGCCCCTGGCCTTTGTCTTGGGAGAGGGGGAGATTTGCAACTAGACACTTCTTGAAAGGAGACACTCAGTTTCACAAGTGAGCCCTCTCGCCCAGCACACACCTATGGCCGGCTGGGCAAGGCACTCAGGCACGCAACCACAGGCACCAGGCAACACGCCTCCATCACCCATCGCACCGCCAGCCCCGCTCCCCAGGCAGCAGCtcttcttcccctctctcccttccacccCCCAGCCCTGGTGCTCCCTCCCTTCTGGCTCCCACCACAGAACGTTACTGTGCAGAGAGCACCCTAGTGCCCTCAGGACCAAAGAAGGGAGATGACTTTTCCAGGCAGAAGCAGGACTGTGTCTAGAGCTGGGCTTCTAAATTTCCAGGCCAATGCAATGGTTCTCAAATGAGATTAACtaggattaagtgagatgatgcatgtaaagATGCTGTGTGAACTGTATTCCTCATACCATTATCATGCATTATTGGGATCATTTCATCATTTCTGATTCCTGGGGGGAGAATGCAGAAGGGGCCTGAGCTTTGGCCTCCTTTATCTCCTTTAGTTGGTGGTCAAAGCAAAGGAGAGCCCTGCGGCCCCAAGGTGCGGGCAGGAGATGGGTTTGGGGCTGGCCCCATCCTGGTCCAGCCCCTTAACCTCTCTAAACCATGAGCGCACACTGgctgttctcccctcccctctccccaccaccaagACCGTCCATTCTACCCTCCCTCTCCAGCCTGCCGCATAGCTAACCTAAGAATCACACCTTGAGCCCCCTTCTCCATGCTCTGTTGCCTCCATGCTTTCAAGGCTTTTATCTGTGTCTGTCCCACACTGCACCAAGCACCACTGTGTACCAGTTTCCAGCCCCTTTGGGCCCTCCACTCCCTTCAGAGACTGACTGTGTATGAGGAACACATCTCTGTAATTATGCCCACTACCTCCTCTATGctcttttctgtcttccttgAACAAACCTCCCTTCGGGTTAGAAGGTCATAGGTGCTATGGAGATGATTCTCCCAGTCCCCGACAGCTGATGACAGTCGCTTAGCCTCACTACCGGGGGAGGGGTTGAGTCAGAGACCACAGTGACTTCTGGGGCTGTACTCTTGTCAGCTGAGTGTCCTTGCTCTGGAAGTTCAAAGGCAGCAAGGCACTGAGCTGTGAGCCAAGCCTGGATGTGTCTCAGGTATTTCATCCTCACCTCACCTCTCCCCAACAGATCACTCTAGAAGTTGCCAAGAATTTCTCTCTAGTCTGTTCTTCTTCCAAGATTGCGTCTCCCCCCCAAACTAAATGTGAGATCCCCACCACTTCCAGACCCTATTGCCCAGTTTGGGGGTCACTGAGGTCAGAGGTCAAAGCAGGATTCaagtgatgggggtggaggggaactGACACCTATTAAGCATCTCTTGTGTCCCAGTTTCTGTGCTGGGTGCTTTACCTGCGTTAGCTCATCTAATCCTCCTAAAACTTCAGGCAGGTTAGGGAAGGACAGCAGCCAGCAGCCATGCTGGGTTTTACTTTTTCCAAAGCACTCCCTTATCATCTCCTGTAATTATCTCCCAACCCCTCGAGATAGGGCGAGCAAATACTGTCCTTCCCATTTTAGGCTGAGGCTGAAAGACTGGTCTAAAGTTACACAGCTGTATATAGAGCTAAGACTTGAACTCAGGCCTTCTTATGCAAAATCTCATGATCTTTCCACTCAGAAATCAGAGGAGACGAGGTTTGTGCTGAGACCAATCCtaggcccctcctgggagcccctGGCAGAAACCAGCGCACACAACCcagcctgcccagcccagcctgctGCCTTGTGGTAGACATGGGGCCTTGGGGAGGGCCGTGGCCAGGGAGGGAGAAAATGACAAAGACACGAGCTGGTTTCTGCCCTTGAAGAGCACCCAGTCTGGAGGAGGGTGGATATCAGACACACGCCAAACCAGACAGAGGCAGGGAAGCATGGAGGCAGATGAACAGAACTTCAGGTCCCCAAGCTGGAGACTGAGAAGATTCTGAGCTGAGGGGAGGAGTGGCTGACCACTGGGTCCCAGCTGCCTCCACCTCCGCGCTCCCACTTTGTGCCAGATGACTTTGCACCTGCACATGTTGCTTCCATATTGTTTTGTATCTTTTAAGCTGTGATTCTGTATCTAGGCGGTGCCTCCCAGCTAGACTGTGAGCCCACTGGGGGCAGGGCTCCTTCCGCTTCTTGGATGGCACCCTCCTCTCTATCTTCCCTCCGCACGCAgtgaacactcaataaatgctcaTTTGTCAATGAATGCTGTTTCTTTCACAACTTAGAAACGGTCCGTGCAGTCCAAGGTGCCAGAAGACAGACTGGGGTCTGTGGCATGTCATGAGCTTCCCAGAGCTGCTGCTAGCGATGGTGCAGAGGGGACTTCAGTGCTGAATAAGCTCAGCTAGGAGAACTCTGGTGGCCAATTCCCACTGTCAACCTGGCCAAAATGGGCATGCTGGGCTCTGTCACCCAGATGGCACCACAGGGAGGCCACCAGGACATGGGCCGGCTGTGTGTCCTCCAGAGAGAGCAAAGGACAGCCCCTTTCAGTCCCCTCGTGCTGGCTGTAGCACCATGCTGGGAAGTCAGGGCAGGGACCCTAGGGTCTAGGACAATGCCTAACattcaacatgtccaaaactggCCTTCTGCTCATCTCCCCAAACCTGCTTCTGCCACAGTCCTCCCCATCCCAGCTGATGGCAACTCCATCTTTCCAACTGCTCAGGCCAAAAGGCTTGAGTCATCTTTGACTTCTCCTTCTCACACCTGACCCTGACTCCACCAGGGAACCCTGTCAGTTCTACCTCCAAGGGATCCAGATCCCATCGCTCTCACCTTCAGCACCCACACTCAGGGCCAGGCCACTGTCTCCCCGCTTCCATTCCCGCCCCTCCCATCTCTTCTCTACACAGCAACAGAGGCGTTGTGTTAAAACTCTGTCAGCCCCCGCTAGTCCCTGCGTAATGATTCCCTCTTTCGAGTGAAGCCTGTGGTCCGTCAGGTGACACACAAGGTCTGCCCACTGCTACCACTCTCTGccctccctttctcctgcttCAACACGGGCTGCTCCCACTGCCTGGAAGTTTCTTCCCCAGATACGTGCACGgttctttccctctcctcttgaaaccaagcaggaccctgtggggctcctgggcacaaaagcctttctgtgtctccttctctgagttccaaagggcaggttcaaacagttgctaatcagggaagggaagggatacggagacaaggaaggagcagtcaagaaacagtagTACAGCCTtgagggcagggtcctggttccccctcaagggatatacacaTAATGTTATCTTTGAGCTCTTCGGAAGAACTAAAACcctcaccaaatggaagatgtgatgaagcattcttcattccagagagggTCACAGTTCGCCCATCATAACCTGACACCAGATGATCTCTGGATTGAAGGAATGCGGTCCCTGCAtgcaccctgatccttatcagcaaccccacccctgGACTGTAAGACTCCTCACAGGCCCCCCCAGGGTGGagcacacagttttgagggcattagcctacTGTGTCCCCCTTTACCTGGCAAAACAAtagagctattcttttctacttcacccaaaactctgtctctgagatttaatttgacgttggggtacagaggccagattcggCTTCACTCTTCAAGTCTTTcctcagatgtcaccttctcaataAGACCCACACGACAACCATTTAAAGTGCAAAGAACCAGTTTCCCATAACATATTCTACTTTTCCATAGCACTTAACCACATTCTATCGTACTATATAATTTCAATATGTccattgtttattgtctgtctcctttcACTAGAATATTAGCTCCACAACGCAGAGACATTGTCTGCTGGCTCATGgctatatccccagtgcctagaacagtgcctggtacatagtaagtgctcaataagtctttgtggaatgaatgaatgactcttCCCCAAACCTGGGGATATGTGGAGTCCTGGCAGCATCACCCGCTGCCAATTACCCTACCATTTCTGCCCTCAACCAGAAACTGCTCCCAAAGAACCAAGGGGGCCCAATAtcaggagaggaagaaggggtTCCCCCTGAGAGATCCTAACTTTCTGTGTCACACATGGGGAGATCCATCTCCCAGCCCAGAGTGGTCCCAGGGAAGCATTCCTCTGGGTCTGTGGCAGGGAAGGGTCCAAGTGCTCAGGGCAAAGATAATTCCGGCATGTAGGTGCTCTTGTGACAACCTGGGGACAGAGTGACCCTGATGGTTAGAGAGAGGTGGAAGGGCCTTAAGCACAGGCCTAGGAGATGTAACCAGCTGCCCCCATTTGAGCAATCTGGACAGATAGGGTCTCCTTCTTCAGCCACACCAGGCCACTTCTGACGACGCCATGGGTCCCATCTCAGGtcatgtgtgaccctgggcaaggcaGAACCTCTCAGTCTGATCTTCCTCACAGGTAGCTTGGAATTTAATCACACAGTGGAGGCCAAAGCCATTTGTTAGCTGTAAAGGATTGGTCTCAAATCCTCAAGTAGGAGCTTCCTTCTCCTGGTGACACTGCCGAGTCCTTCCCACTCCACGTGTGGATTCACAACAGTGCCTGAAGAGAGAGGATGAAAAAGAAGGTGGAAGGGGGCAGACTGGAGGCAAGTTCAGCAGTGAAAGGGCTTAGTCCCCAAAGGCCTCTGGGGTCATGAGGGTCATTGTCCCAGTCTGTACCAGTCTGAACCAGGCCCCGCAGAGCCCTGAGCCCTAAGCCCAGATGAAGATCCTGAATACAGCTGCCATGCTCTGCCAGGGGCAGGGCCCCAGGACCCATGGCAGAAGGGACAGACGGGCCTCCTGCCTTAAGAGGAGAGACCTGGGGGAGGAGCTGGTCCAGCAGGAAACCGGGGCAGAGCAGGAACAATAGCGAGGTTTCT from Balaenoptera ricei isolate mBalRic1 chromosome 10, mBalRic1.hap2, whole genome shotgun sequence carries:
- the AQP2 gene encoding aquaporin-2 yields the protein MWELRSIAFSRAVFAEFLATLIFVFFGLGSALNWPQALPSVLQIAMAFGLAIGTLVQALGHVSGAHINPAVTVACLVGCHVSFLRAAFYVAAQLLGAVAGAALLHEITPPDIRGDLAVNALSNNSTAGQAVTVELFLTLQLVLCIFASTDERRGDNLGTPALSIGFSVVLGHLLGIHYTGCSMNPARSLAPAVVTGKFDNHWVFWIGPLVGAILASLLYNYILFPPAKSLSERLAVLKGLEPDTDWEEREVRRRQSVELHSPQSLPRGSKA